ACGGCCCCGGCCACCGCGAGACCTCCGCGGGTAATCCGCTCGACGTGCCCAATGTGCGCTTTGAGGGCCGTCCAGAGTACGTACGGCTGGTCGACCCGTTGACGCCGGGCGGCAACGTACAGGTCGGAGAAAGCGACCGCGGTGTCGGGGCTTGCCGGTCTCCGTTCGATTGTCCAGCGTCGCTCCGGCACCGAAAACACCGACCTGTCTTGGACGAGGGGACGGCCGGACGATCGGCGTACCCCGTCGTGCCCCACCGCGGCACCCAGTTGATCAGCCTGGATGAACGACCGCCGTTCTCTGGATTGGTCGTACTCCCATCCTATCTGATCCGCACGGAAAAACAATGCAACAACCGTTAGAATTTCAGGCGGACGGACCATGGTCGCCAGGGCGTGCCCTCGGTTGTAGCCCAGCCGCGGTACGCGCCTCCCCATGCGTCCTCAAGGTCGGTGCTGGTCAAGCGCGCGTACCATGGATGATGATCACGTGACTGTGGTGGAGCAGTCGCCCTTTGGCATCACGGTGCATGCTTGTGCCGTTGTTCGGTCGGCGCGAGTCTCCCCGGGAGACACGCGGTCTGATGGACACGCGGTATCATCGTCCGTGCTTGAGCAAGTCCATCGGTGACGCTCGCTCAAATTTTCGGCGGATGTCCACCCGGGTCAGCCGAGCATACCGCGTCGCCATCATTAATGTTCGGTGGTTCAACAGCGATCTGACGAGCTCCAGATCTCCGGTTGCGACCAGCACCGTGGTCCCCGCGTGGTGCCGCAAACGGTGCGGCGTGATCGTCCTGGCCAACCCTGCCCGTCGGCTCAAGCGGGCCAGGAGGCACGTTGCGTACGACAGGGTGAGCTGATCTCCCCCCTTCGACACGAACAGCGAGTCCTCGGCGTGCGCTCCGGCCCGGACGTTGAGCCACCGCCGAAGCGCCGACGTGGTCTCCCCGCCGAAATGCCCCGTCTTGTCCTCTTGGTTCTTTCCCAACCGGACGAACACCATCCGGTGCTGGAAGTCCACGTCCTCGATCCGGAGACGAATCGCCTCCGCCCGCCGCAGGCCGCTGTCCCCGAGCAGCATGACGAGTGCCCGGTTCCGGGTTCCGTACCAACCCGTCCCGCAGGCCGCGAGCAACTTGGCGACCTGCTCGGCTGGAGGGGCTTTGGGCAGGGTTTCTGGCAGGATCGTGCGGATCGTGGCCATCGGGTCTTTCGGGATCAGTTCGCTGGCGACCGCCCACCGGAAGAACACGTGGACCCCAGCGGCATAGTGGTGAACGGACGTCCCGTTCATACGCTCCCGGAGATTGGCAAGGTACCGCTGGCAGTCGAGAAGCGAGATCTCCCGTAGCAGGCGATCCAGCCCGACGAACCGGGCGAACAACCCGAGGTCATCGCGGTAGTTGCGGACCGTCGCGGCGGTACAACCTCGGATCTGGCGGCTCAGGATGAACGCGTCGATCGCGGCCTGAAGATCGAGGTTCTCTGGGAGCATGTCGGCCCCGGCGCGCCCGAACGCGCCTGTCGTGGTGGCCGAGGATGAATCGGGAAGAGTGGGCGCCTCAGCAAAGCGGTCCTGCGGGGTGATCACCTGATTTTTTGCCCGCTCCGGTACCTCCTCTCGCGTGGAAACCCTTGGTAGGACTGGCTGGTCGGGCCGGGCGGATTTGAACCGCCGACCACCTGAACCCCATTCAGGTGCGCTACCAAGCTGCGCTACGGCCCGACGGCGGTACGGCTCATTATAGCAAAGACCACCCGTACCCGCTAGGAACATGCTCGAAGACGGCGCGCCCACGGCGCCTACATTGCTGCAGTGGCCCTGAGAAGCGCAAGCAGCGCCTCGGGGTTCCCGCGGAAATCCTCCCGGGCCCGACGACCGGCGGCAAGTGCCACGAGCACCTCCGTCAGGAGTGTGTTGACCGGCGTCGGGATCCCGAGGGCCGCACCCTCGCGCGCCACGGCGCCATTCAATACCTCCACTTCGCTACGCTCTCGCCCGCGGTCCAGATCCTCCCACAGCGACGGCATTTTCGCACCGCGGCCGCCGCCGAGCTTCGGCCCCACGATGCGACGGGCGACCCAGGCGGGCATGCCCATGACCCGGACAAGGGCTGGCACAGGATAGCCCGGGAGCGCGGCCGGTTGCAGACCCAACCGTTGCATGACGCGCACCGCCTCTCGGAAGGCGTCGCGCTCGAGCGCAAACAGGCGTGGGCTTCGGGCGATCTCCGACGGCGTAACGTCCAGGATCGCGGACGCGGCATTCCCCAGGAGATTGAGGAGCAGCTTGCTCCACTTCATCGCCCGGTACTCCGGGAACGTCTGCACCTGGAACCCCGCCTGCTGGAGCGCCCCCGCGAAATCGGCCGGCGCCGCTCCATCGCCCACGGGTGCCAGGGCGACACCGCCGTCTGCGGTGTTTTGCCGCACGACACCGGGTCGCAACAGGCTCACGCTGAGCGTGACCGCGCCGGACACGGTGCGGGCGGCCCCGACCGCCGCGGCGATCGCCTCCTCGTTCCCCAAACCGTTCTGCAGAGTCACCACGCGCGCGCCACGCTGCAGGAGCGGCGCCAAGACGGTTAGCGCGTCAGCGGTCTGATACGCCTTGACAGTGAGTACGATAATGTCGGGCAGTTCGCGCAGGTCGTCCAACGAGGTGATCGAATCCAGACGCTTGCACCGCATCACGCCCTCGGGCGTCTCCAAGTGAAGACCCCACGTGCGGACCGCGGCGACGTGCGCTCGGCGCGCCAGCAGCGTGACCTGCGCCGTGCCGCTGCGGGACAGACGACCCCCGATCAGTGAGCCGACCGCGCCGGCACCGTAGCAGAGAACGTGCATGCTATGACTTGGGGGTTCCTCGGTCGCTGATTCGCAACTCCGTGCCCGCCACGAGCCGCTGGATGTTGCTCCGGTGACGGTAGATCGCGAACGCGGCGGCGATGACTCCGAACGCGATGTAGGCCTCCGGCCCGCGGAGACGCCACAGCACGAAGGGGACCGACAGCGCGCCCAGGAGAGACCCCAGGGACGAGTAGCGTGTGATCGCGACGACGACAATCCACACAGCCGCGGCGGCGAGCGCGGCGACCGGCGAAAGACCGACGAGCACACCGAATGACGTCGCGATGCCCTTGCCGCCGCGAAACCCGAGGAACACCGACCAGTTGTGGCCAACGATCGCGGCGAGTCCGCACGCGATCGCGGTCCACGGTCCGGTGCCGAAGCGGACCGCGAGCAGCACCGGCACGAGCCCCTTGAGCACATCCACCGCCAGCACCGCGATCGCGATCGGTGTTCCTGCCACCCGGAACACGTTCACGGTACCGATGTTGCCGCTCCCGTAGTTCCGAATGTCCTCGCCCTTGAGCACACGCACCAGCACCAGCCCGGTCGGAACCGAGCCGATCAGGTAGCTGAGCGCGATAACGCCGAGCGCCTCGCCATTCATTCGGGTAGTTCGAGGCTTCGCGTGGACGGCGTGGCTCTCCTGCCCCTCAGCGACCATCGCACCGGCGTGCCGCGCAGGTTAAAGGCCGCACGCAGACGCCGCTCCAGGTACCGCCGGTACTCTTCGGTCCAGCGGCTCGGATCGTTCACAAACAGCACCACGTGCGGTGGGTGGGTCTCCGGCTGTGTCGCGTAGTAGATATGCAGGCGCCGGCCCGCCGGGTCCGAGGCCGGGGGCGTCGCCGCGACGGCCTGCCCGATCAGTTTGTTGAGCGGTCCCGTCGCGATGCGGGTTCCGCGCGCGTCCGCGGCGGCAAACACCGCCCGCATCAGCGCATCGACACCCTCGCCGCGCGTCGCCGACGTGGGGCACACGGCCACCCCGCCGAGAAAACGCAGCCGCTGTTGGGCGACGCGATCGACGTCCGCAGGCGTGTACCCCTCCAACAGATCCCACTTGTTCACCGAGACCACCACGGCACGTCCCGCATCGTAGGCGTCTCGCGCGATGCGCTGATCCTGCTCGGTGATCCCCACCGCAGCGTCCACGACGAGGACGACGACGTCCGCCCGCACGAGGGCGTCATAGGACCGGCGCGTGCTGTAGAATTCGATCGGCTCTGTCACGCGGCTGCGGCGCCTGAGGCCCGCGGTGTCGATCAACACAACCGGCCGCCCGTCGTAGGTCAGCGCGGTGTCAACCGCGTCGCGGGTCGTGCCGGGCTCGGCCATCACGATCACGCGCTCTTCGCCGAGCAGTGCGTTGACGAGCGACGACTTGCCCACGTTGGGACGACCCAACAGCGCGACGCGCACGGGGCCCCCTTCCTCGGGCGCGCGCTCGGCGGCCTCCCCGCGAGGTCGGAGGACGGATGTCTCAGGCGCCTCGGTGTTGGGGCCGGCCGGAAAACGCGCAACGATCGCGTCCAGTAGATCTCCGATGCCGAGTCCATGGGTCGCGGACACGGGCATGGGGTCGCCTAGCCCAAGCGCGTGGAATTCGTAGGCGCCAACATCGGCCGACCGAACGTCGACCTTGTTGGCCACCACCAGCACCGGGCGGCCGCTCTCCCGCAGCAACTGCGCGATCTGTTCGTCTTCGGAGGTCAAGCCGGCCGACGCATCCACGAGGAACAACACAAGATCGGCTTCGACGATCGCACGGTCGGTCTGCCGGCGAACTGCGGCCCCAAGGTGCTTGGCAGCGCCGGACACCAGCCCTCCCGTGTCCACGAGGGTGAACCGATGCCCCGCCCACTCACACGGCGCCGACACACGGTCCCGCGTCACCCCAGGCGTCCCCTCGACGATCGCCAAG
The bacterium DNA segment above includes these coding regions:
- a CDS encoding tyrosine-type recombinase/integrase yields the protein MLPENLDLQAAIDAFILSRQIRGCTAATVRNYRDDLGLFARFVGLDRLLREISLLDCQRYLANLRERMNGTSVHHYAAGVHVFFRWAVASELIPKDPMATIRTILPETLPKAPPAEQVAKLLAACGTGWYGTRNRALVMLLGDSGLRRAEAIRLRIEDVDFQHRMVFVRLGKNQEDKTGHFGGETTSALRRWLNVRAGAHAEDSLFVSKGGDQLTLSYATCLLARLSRRAGLARTITPHRLRHHAGTTVLVATGDLELVRSLLNHRTLMMATRYARLTRVDIRRKFERASPMDLLKHGR
- the der gene encoding ribosome biogenesis GTPase Der encodes the protein MAATAGPTVAIVGRPNAGKSALFNRLLTRRLAIVEGTPGVTRDRVSAPCEWAGHRFTLVDTGGLVSGAAKHLGAAVRRQTDRAIVEADLVLFLVDASAGLTSEDEQIAQLLRESGRPVLVVANKVDVRSADVGAYEFHALGLGDPMPVSATHGLGIGDLLDAIVARFPAGPNTEAPETSVLRPRGEAAERAPEEGGPVRVALLGRPNVGKSSLVNALLGEERVIVMAEPGTTRDAVDTALTYDGRPVVLIDTAGLRRRSRVTEPIEFYSTRRSYDALVRADVVVLVVDAAVGITEQDQRIARDAYDAGRAVVVSVNKWDLLEGYTPADVDRVAQQRLRFLGGVAVCPTSATRGEGVDALMRAVFAAADARGTRIATGPLNKLIGQAVAATPPASDPAGRRLHIYYATQPETHPPHVVLFVNDPSRWTEEYRRYLERRLRAAFNLRGTPVRWSLRGRRATPSTRSLELPE
- a CDS encoding 2-dehydropantoate 2-reductase: MHVLCYGAGAVGSLIGGRLSRSGTAQVTLLARRAHVAAVRTWGLHLETPEGVMRCKRLDSITSLDDLRELPDIIVLTVKAYQTADALTVLAPLLQRGARVVTLQNGLGNEEAIAAAVGAARTVSGAVTLSVSLLRPGVVRQNTADGGVALAPVGDGAAPADFAGALQQAGFQVQTFPEYRAMKWSKLLLNLLGNAASAILDVTPSEIARSPRLFALERDAFREAVRVMQRLGLQPAALPGYPVPALVRVMGMPAWVARRIVGPKLGGGRGAKMPSLWEDLDRGRERSEVEVLNGAVAREGAALGIPTPVNTLLTEVLVALAAGRRAREDFRGNPEALLALLRATAAM
- the plsY gene encoding glycerol-3-phosphate 1-O-acyltransferase PlsY; its protein translation is MNGEALGVIALSYLIGSVPTGLVLVRVLKGEDIRNYGSGNIGTVNVFRVAGTPIAIAVLAVDVLKGLVPVLLAVRFGTGPWTAIACGLAAIVGHNWSVFLGFRGGKGIATSFGVLVGLSPVAALAAAAVWIVVVAITRYSSLGSLLGALSVPFVLWRLRGPEAYIAFGVIAAAFAIYRHRSNIQRLVAGTELRISDRGTPKS